In Abditibacteriaceae bacterium, one genomic interval encodes:
- a CDS encoding type II toxin-antitoxin system VapC family toxin gives AEAALAALRILDALQVEIIYDASTRVLARSISEQLNQVRVYDSTYAAMAQQRSCALWTADERFYNGATNEGAGGLLPFVRFIGDLV, from the coding sequence GCCGAAGCCGCACTGGCTGCTCTGCGAATTCTCGATGCGCTTCAGGTCGAGATTATTTACGATGCAAGCACCCGCGTCCTTGCCCGCTCCATCAGCGAGCAACTGAACCAGGTACGCGTTTATGATTCGACCTATGCTGCGATGGCGCAGCAGCGAAGCTGTGCCCTGTGGACTGCCGATGAGCGCTTTTATAACGGCGCGACCAACGAAGGTGCGGGTGGTCTGTTGCCATTCGTGCGCTTTATCGGCGACCTTGTTTAG